One Nocardia huaxiensis genomic window, GCGGTCCAGTCGGGGACCTCGGTCATGGCGGCGGTCATTTTTCGGGTGCCGTTCTTGGTCATTCCCGAGGCCAGGAAGTACTGGCCGCTGATGAACAGGTGCGGCATCAGGCGTTCCTTTCGGTGGTGGGCGACGAATGATCAGGTGATGCGGACATAGGCGGCGGCACCGGCGGCGATGGTCGGGTTCTGGGAGGCGAACGACCACTCACCCTGCACCTGCAGGGTGAGGACATCGCCGGTTGCCACCGTGTACGTGCCGGATGCAGTCACCGTTGTCGTGACCACCTCGGGGCAGGTCTTCGCGACTCCGGTGACGGCCACGGTGGTGTTGTTGACCATCAGCCGCAGCGTGACATCGGAATCGAGGGTCGCGTGCCCGGTGAACGGCACCGACGCCTCCACGGTGGCACCGACCTTGCCGTTCTGGACGACCAGCCCGTCCCCGGACACCGCCGACCCCGGGTACTGCGGGTCGGCGATCCATCCGGTGATGGTCTTCCAGGAGGTGTCCATGCCCGCCCAGGCGGTGTTGTCCTTCTTCATCACCGAAGGTCCGAGAGATTCTCCGCCGCCGATGAACAGAAGGGACATCAGGCAGTCACGCCCTTCAGGCTCGCCTGGAGTCCCTTGCCCGCCGGATTGTCCGCAGTGGTGACATGGACGGTGATTCGTTCGCCCGCCGCGAAAGACCAAGGGCCACCGGCGGTTACCGTCGTATCGAGGGCGTGGTTGGCGGCGGCGATGGTGGCGGCGGTGCCCGCGATCGCCGTGCCGTTTCGCCGCAGCTCGACAACGAGGTTGCCGGTCCCCGCGGTCTCGCCGCGGTAGGTGATCGAACTGATGGTGAGGTTGCGCTCGATGCGCAGGCCCTCGGGCATCACATTTCCGGGACCGGTCGCCCGATTTCCGGTGTGCGACTTGAACGCGATGTCGTAGACCTGCCCTGCGGCCGTCGGTGTACGAGCGTCGGTCAGGCGCGCGTCAGAGGTGGCGACGGCGGCGAGGGTGGTGCGCGCGGCGGCGGCATCGGATGCGGTCAGCAGCGCGCGGCCGGTCGCGGTCGAATCGGAAATCCCTGCGGCCGTGTGTGTATGGGCTGTCGGGGTACGCGCGTCCGAGAGGCGCGGATCGTCGCCCGCGACGGCGGTGGTGGCCGTGCTGCCGATGGTCGGCGCGAACGTTGTGGGCTTACCGGTGATGCCGGTCCAGTCGGTGGTGCCGGCGGGCCCACGAATGACGATGCCCTGACCATTGGGCGTCCATCCACCGGCCGTTGCGCGGTAAACATAAAGCAGGCCATCGGCTTTCACAACGTACTGCGCACCGTCGGCCGCGGTCGCGGGCAGCTGCGCGTAGGTGGCGGCCTGGCCGTCGATCTGCAGCCCGGCGCCACGCTCACCGCGCACAACCGCATTGCCGGGAGTGGCGGGCACGGGCGAGACGAGGGTGAGATCGACCAGGCCGGTCGACCCGGCATCGGGATTGGCCGGGTCCGGACCGGCGATGTATTCCGGGACCGCGAAACTGAACGGCTCCAATGGAATCGGCTGACCGTCGAAGTTGAGGTCGAAGGACACCCGCCAGGTCCAATCCTTCGGATTGGTGTCGTTGCCAGGCGCTACGAGCCGGATGCCGCGCTTGCCGCGCCACGTCAGATAGCCGAACTCGTCGAGCTCGCACACGTAGTGCTCGGGCAGCTGCACGTAGGTGGCGGGTGCCGGTTGTGCGCCTGCGACAAGGATTTTCGGGGCGTCCGCGGTGAAAGTGACAGTGCCTGCGAGCGGCGGGAACTCGGGCAGGTCATCGATGTCGGGGCCGTCGGCGGTGTTCGCGAGATAGCGTCCGACGACCTTGCCGTACTTCAGCGGGGGCAGATCAGCCATGGATCAATGCCTTTCGTAGAGATCAGGATGCAGCGGGCGCGGGAGGGAGCTGCACGGTGAACGTCTGGCCGGCCGTGACCGCGAAGCTGGTGCTCGCGGTCAGGCTCACGGCCTGCGCATCGTTGGCGGGGCCGGTGGCGACCACCGCCCCTTCGACGATGATCCGGATGTTCGGGTCGGGTTCGGCCGGCGACGGATCGGGGGCGGGAGCGGCGCCGGGGTATCCGGAACGCTCGGTGGCCCAGTACGGCGTTGTTCCGGAGTCGTCCGGTGCGGTGGAGTCGGGGGGAAACGACACGGGGTATCCGCCCGTATTCGGCGATGTCATCGCGGGATCACGTCCTTTTCGGGGTGATGGAATGCGATCGGGCGCGGTCGATCAGATCGGGAGCGCTCGGACCTGCAGGTAGGAGTAGTTGTCGCGAACGGTGTAGGTGCCGTCGCCTTCGGTCCGCCGGACCACCACGTAGAGGGTGATGGTCTGATTCGCGGGGACGATGCCCTGGGCCGAACCCGGCTGCATGGGATCCCGGAACGTGGGGGTGATGGTCACATAGCCCATGCGGGCGACCCGGTGCCCCCATCCGTATCCGACCATTTCACCGTCCGGACCGCCGATCCGCACCTCGACATCACACTTGGTCGGTTCCGAGGAGATGATCGCGACGCCTTCCACCCACGGACGCCAGGCCGCGGGCTGCGCCGGGATCGTCAGCACCGCAATGACTTTCAGCGGCTCTTTGAGATCCTGAGCCGAGAGGAACTGATCGGCCCCGATCACCCACGGCCCGTGCGGTCGCGGGTTGGACACGGGCCGGAACTTTTGCGCCGCGGCATTCCAGGCGAGAATGTGATCGTCGCCGAGCGGTTGTGTGCTGTCGATCAGTACGTCGGCGGAGTCCTGGATGCGGCCGGCCGCACCCGCGTCACCGGTGTCCCCGGTCTCACCGCGGGGAATGGTCAGTTCGAGGTGCTGTCCGGGCGCTGTGCCCGTGATCCGGGCACTGGCAGCCGATCCGGCCGCAGCTGCGACCGCCGATGCGGTCAGAGCATTCGGTGCTCCCCGGCGGCCCTTCGCTTTGAAGGCGTCTTCGAAAGCGATGAACTCCATTCCGGTCCAGTAGTAGATCGCATTGGCCGCGACCACACGCCAGGCCTTGCGGGCATCCGCGGTGGTGAGATTGAGCGCGGTCAATGCCGTCACGTCGGCGACGTCACCCTGCCACACCCACGGCCAGGCCGGATCGCCTTCTGCCCCAATGGGTCCGGCCGGTCCCTCGCGCAGCTCGATCAGCGCCTCGCGGTCGACGATGTCGAAAGGGTTCACCGTGTACGGAAGTCCGACCGAATCGGCCACACCGCGCATGGTGATCATGACGTCGTCGGCGTAAACGACTGTGTTCTCATTGTTTTCGATGGTCACGATGCCTCCACCGGCCGGGCCTGGCACAGGAGATACGAGCTCCCCATGGCGTAGTCATAGTTGGCGCTGCCCGCGTTGCGGCGCAGGACGAGGACCAGCGTCACGGGCTGGCCGGCCGGCACCACACCCACGGTGGAGGCCGGAGTCAGCCCGCGAGTCCCGTAGAAGGGCTGGATCCGGGCGCGAGTGTAGGCGCCGCTCGGGAATCCCGCGCCGAGACCGACGTAGGCCCCCGAATCCGAGCCGATGCGAACCTCGGCGTCGACCCTGGTGGTGAATTCATTCCAGTTCTCGACGGTGCGGATCATCACGCCACCGGTGACGATCGGCCGCCACGCGGCGTCCTGAGCAGGAATACGCAGTTGTGCAATGATTTTGGTGGCAGAGGAGATATTCGATTCGCTCGGCGCGAATGCGGTGCCGCCATCCCACGCCTTGTTCTCCACCACCGACCACGGACCGCGCAGTCCTGGGTAGGCGCGCGGCTTCCACTTCCCGGCTGCGGCATCCCACACCGGCACTGCCCGATCCTGGTGTGGACCATCCGCGTAGTCGGGCGCCTGCCGGATGGGACCCGGCCCGCCCGGCTCGCCCTTGCGGCCTTTGATGCCGCGCGGAACGGTCAGGTTCAACGTCAGGTTCGGTGCGGTACCGGTGACAGTGACCTGCAGTTCCGAGCCCACCGGGCCGGTTTCGACGGTGCCGATGGTTACGGTGCACGTTTCCCCGTCCGGTCCGGCGGCACCGAACGCCTCTGTGAAGGAATCGAATCCGGTTCCGTTCCAGTACACCAGCGCACCGGTGGCGCGGACCCGCCACGCCTTGCCCGCGTGCGCGAGCGTCAGCCTGCCCGCCAGGGCGGTCAGCGCGGCCTGGTCGGCGATATCGCCCTCCCAGCGGAAGGGCCGAGCCGCCTCTCCGGCGGGGCCGGCGGGACCGGTGACGCCGGTCATCAGCTCCAGCGCCCCGTCGCGCGGCGTGCCCTGCATGGACTGCAGGACACCGCGAGTACCGATTCCCTCATCGATACCGCGAATCAGTGTTGATGCGAAATATTCGCCTACGGTTGACATCTCACCTCATTCGACGGGTTCGGCAAATACGACCAGCGAGGCGCCGGAATTGTGGAGCCCGATCTTCGCGCCGCCACCATTGGTGCGCTCCACCCCGACAACGAGATTCGCCGTCTGTCCCGCGGGGACCACGGCGAAATCCGAGCTCGGCGACAGCGCTCGGGTCGAGGCACCGTCGCGATAGCACGGTAGGAGTGGCATATAGAGCCAGGCCCCGGCCGAGGCAGCGGTGGTGGCGACAATCGCGCCCTGCGAATTGGTTAGGCGCACAGTCACTTCCGCGGCCTGCTGACCGCTGACCTCCGAATAGGCGTAGAAGTGGCCGTACACCAGTGGCCGCCAGGCGAAAGGCTGCGCGGGAATGGTGAAGGTACCGCCCTCGAGCCGGCTCGCCGCGACGACCTGTTCGCCATTGAAATCTTCCTGGAACCAGGACCACGGCCCGGTGCCCAATGGTGCGGGCGCGGACCGGAACTTCCGGTTGGCCCGGTCATACGAGAAGACACCGCCGTGCGACGGGCCTCGCGTCACTTCGTAATCGGGCGAGTCGGTGATCCGGCCCGACGCACCGGCGGGACCCTTCGGTCCTCGAAGACCTGCGGGCACAGTCACTTTCACGGTCTGCGCGGCGCCCGAGCCGTCGAGGTCGACCGCCGGTTCGGTCAGGTTGTCCTTGTGGACGGCCGGGGCGACGGTGAACGAGTTCGGCGTGGCGATCGGCCCGCGCGGGCCCACCGCGGCCGGTGAATGCTGCCAGGCCGTCCCGGTCCAGACATCCATGCCGTCGTCGTCGAGCCGATGCCACCACGAGCCACGGTCCTCGGCGCCCAAACCGGTCGGCCGGGCGGCCGCATTCGGGATCTCGCCGATCTTCTTGAAAGTGGTGCGGGGACGGCCACGCCGCCCCTGTTCGCCTGCCGGTCCGGCGGGAAGTTCCAGGTCGGCGATCTCGTCGGCGAGCTCGACGGTCGCGGTCAGAATGGGAACCCCGGTCGTGTCGAGCTCACGCCGGGCGGTGAGGCGGGCGGGAAAACTGGTATCCGCCATAGTTTTTCACTCCTCGATAGGCGAGTCAGAAGATAAGCAGATCCAGGTCTGCGCCGACGTCGGTGGCCAAATCCTTGATGGCAGAGGCGAATCGGCCGAGTCGCTGCCACGCTTTGACGACCGAGTCCTCTTCGTCGGAGCCGTCGCCGACGGTGATCTGCCAGACGGCCGGGGTCTGGCGATCGTCGGTGAAGGTCAGTTCGGTCACGTAGTCGGTGAAAACGTGTGGGCCGACCGCGAATCCGATCTGATCGCCGAGGCCGTAGTCGCGGCCGAGCAGGTAGGGGGCGTTGTCCTCGATGGTCACCTTGTGGCTGGTGTAGCCGCGGGTCAGGTGCAGGCCCTGCCGGGCGGCGACCAGGCCGTCGAGGTTGAACGCCTTGTCACTGCCGGTGATGTACAGCTCGCGGAAGGCGTAGGGACCGGCGCGACGGGCGCGCTCCATGTCCCGGTAGACCATCCAGGCGAGGAACACGTCGTTGAGCTGGCCTCGGTAGAGCCAGCCCAGGCCGATGAGCGACAGCAGGCCCTTGATGACCACTTCGATGCCGGCGTTCACCCAGCCGGGCGAACGGCCGCCGACGATGATGTCGGTGGCGGTCGGCTTGTGCAGGGCGATTTCGGATGCGCCGATACCGGAGTATTCGCCTTCGAAGTACCACACCCACGGGAAGTTCTGGGTGGTGCCGAACTTGCCTTCCTGCCCGTACACGGCCTCGTATTCGGTGGTGGAGTTGAAGTTCGGGTACCGCTTCGGCGTGGTGCCGTCATCGGCGAATTCCTCGAACCACGACTGGATTCCGTCCAGCAGCGTGCCGGTACTACCGGTAACGCCGGACTTGTCGACGGTCTCCAGGACGACGGTGGGCTTCTCCAGGAAGAAGTACTCCGGCGCGGGCTGCGCGTCCTCACCCGGGAGGAAGAACCGCGCGGTGAGCATCACCCCGGAGTCCTCCAGCATGGGTTGGAACAGCTTGTCCGCCATATCGAATCGTGCGGAGGCCGCGCTCCATCGACTGGTGTCGTGCAGTGGATCGACCGGAACCACGGCGACCGGGAACAGGGAGCTTCCGGCATTCCACTTCGGGGTGTTCTCGCCGTCCTCAGGAGCCCAGCCCGGCGCCTGCAAACGCATCAGATTCATCGTCAGGTAGGTCGTCACCAGGGTGCGGACCGGCCCGAAAAGGATGTGATGCCTGGGGAACTGCGCCAGCACCGGCGCGAAGGGCGAAGCCCAGCAGCAGATGGTGGCGATGTGGTTCCACGCGTGAATGGCTTCGATGTCGACGGTTTCGACGCCGTTCTCATCCCGGACGATCGAGGCTTTGGTGATGTATCCGTCCCACCGGAATCCCTTGGTATTCACCGTGATCGGGATGGTGGCGTCTTCGCCGTCCTCATTGTTGAACAGGTGGTCGAAGTGCACCATGTCCCGCGGGCAGATCATTTTCAGACCGCCGGCCGCATTGCGCGGATAGGTGAACTCGAGCGAGAGGTAGCTGTGCTCCTCCCCCACCTCTTCCATGAATTTGTTCCAATACCGAACCAGCACATCGGGATTGCGCGCCCGCTCCTGATCGTCCAGGAACAGCTCGTCCATCCGCCGCACTTCTTCGTGCGGATCCCACGCGCTCATCAGAACGGCCTCGAGGATCGCGGCGTCACCGTGGCGACAATGCTGGAGGCGGTGCTACCGCCCTCCACCCTGACCCTGATCTCGGTCGAACTCCACGGCGCCATCGACTGCAACCACCGCCGGCCCGCCAGCTGCGCCCACACATTGACCGGCTTCGACGTGCCATCACTGTTGAACACGGTCGCCGTGCGATGCCGCGGATGCGTATCGATCCGCAGCGTCTGCGTGGCGCTGAGCATCGGCGTCTGCACCATCCGCGACTGACTGCCGTCGACCGGATCCAGAATCGACCACCGCCCCGGCCCGTTCATCGTGTACCGCGGCCACACCGGCTGATCAGCCGCATTCCGCACCCGCAGCACACCTTCACCGACCGCGGTCGTATTGGTCCACGTCTGGTTCTCGTCGAAGTGATGCTCCAGCGGATCCATGGCCGTGGCCGACATC contains:
- a CDS encoding phage tail protein — protein: MSAWDPHEEVRRMDELFLDDQERARNPDVLVRYWNKFMEEVGEEHSYLSLEFTYPRNAAGGLKMICPRDMVHFDHLFNNEDGEDATIPITVNTKGFRWDGYITKASIVRDENGVETVDIEAIHAWNHIATICCWASPFAPVLAQFPRHHILFGPVRTLVTTYLTMNLMRLQAPGWAPEDGENTPKWNAGSSLFPVAVVPVDPLHDTSRWSAASARFDMADKLFQPMLEDSGVMLTARFFLPGEDAQPAPEYFFLEKPTVVLETVDKSGVTGSTGTLLDGIQSWFEEFADDGTTPKRYPNFNSTTEYEAVYGQEGKFGTTQNFPWVWYFEGEYSGIGASEIALHKPTATDIIVGGRSPGWVNAGIEVVIKGLLSLIGLGWLYRGQLNDVFLAWMVYRDMERARRAGPYAFRELYITGSDKAFNLDGLVAARQGLHLTRGYTSHKVTIEDNAPYLLGRDYGLGDQIGFAVGPHVFTDYVTELTFTDDRQTPAVWQITVGDGSDEEDSVVKAWQRLGRFASAIKDLATDVGADLDLLIF
- a CDS encoding phage tail protein; the protein is MTHQLLETHGTKVVVWDVNGRVWHLSGVNSGREGVRLAQQTGFMFAPVQLLVSEGARQDGATFIRSVRSKKEWDFLIVIDGAAKGAGVDPIRDFHAVHDAWFRGWSTDKPVTVGYYTRHQGWRFQKAQLDGAPEPVGDIDPARNAMAAYKMSATAMDPLEHHFDENQTWTNTTAVGEGVLRVRNAADQPVWPRYTMNGPGRWSILDPVDGSQSRMVQTPMLSATQTLRIDTHPRHRTATVFNSDGTSKPVNVWAQLAGRRWLQSMAPWSSTEIRVRVEGGSTASSIVATVTPRSSRPF